One Ferrimicrobium sp. genomic region harbors:
- a CDS encoding glycosyltransferase family 2 protein: protein MSAGRTYRVLGRLCGVDVSNNIARISTLAETVNEYRIRSFRRQPNAVSVLAVLAVLAVLSSLLWVYWIVTHLLHGTNIFLAIGLVIVQVYAIVSLVLSLIYRLAAQRRKDPVLHPPRHWPTIDVFITTYDEEPELLFPTIVSAKELQGEHRVWVLDDGRRESVGALARSLGVGYLTRPDNSHAKAGNINHALEVTDGELILTLDADHVVLPSMLTDLVGLFDDASVALVQTPHEFANTDSVQHYSRFRHEQSLFFRVLMESKDEMNAAFWCGSAAILRRSALLEIGGVAVETVAEDYHTSIKLIKKGWTTRYVNTTYVLGMAPGDLNSYLIQRDRWARGNLSVLRSVDNPLIAKGLTLKQRIAFSESLFAYGSGVMRLLLLLVLVLTLTTGQIPISATVDDLVFLWLPAFLLNEFVFSLLAQGYSLNPEFLHFETLTMEIFTKAWKAVIFRKTNRSFKVTPKTASDAGGISALYQLKWVIVITCLLVVGVVGQFTGLVPRLPGLADWLVPLLAIIEIRRMLRTMLLVSGRRQQRFHYRVDCLVPCEVMLSEPQADEVYGTVVNVSLAGAGIVTNTALSVERGTRVVVFMRFDGDNVQCAGEVRSIKARTLGVVFTDLSPDDRYKIVQHTYANDFRSQLIDTSQDDIGEAAFSELESEEPQLHILAPLSDSEKVDDIAG from the coding sequence ATGAGTGCAGGACGTACTTACCGTGTACTTGGGAGATTGTGCGGTGTCGATGTGAGCAATAACATCGCCAGGATCTCAACCCTCGCCGAGACGGTGAACGAGTATCGTATACGGAGTTTTCGACGACAGCCGAACGCTGTTAGTGTGCTCGCGGTGCTCGCGGTGCTCGCGGTGCTCTCGTCACTGTTGTGGGTCTACTGGATCGTGACACATCTGTTGCACGGTACGAATATCTTCTTGGCGATTGGCCTCGTGATCGTCCAGGTGTATGCAATTGTCTCACTGGTTCTCTCGTTGATCTATCGATTAGCCGCCCAGCGGCGGAAAGATCCGGTCCTGCACCCTCCAAGGCACTGGCCCACGATCGACGTCTTTATCACCACCTACGACGAGGAACCGGAATTGTTGTTCCCGACTATTGTGAGTGCGAAAGAGCTGCAGGGGGAGCATAGGGTCTGGGTGCTCGATGATGGTAGGCGCGAGAGTGTCGGTGCGCTCGCACGGTCACTGGGAGTTGGTTACCTCACGCGACCAGACAATTCCCACGCGAAGGCGGGCAACATCAATCACGCACTGGAGGTGACCGACGGGGAGCTGATTCTCACGCTCGACGCCGATCATGTGGTGTTGCCGTCCATGCTCACCGATCTCGTAGGGCTCTTCGACGACGCCTCGGTCGCCCTGGTCCAGACGCCGCACGAGTTTGCCAATACCGATTCGGTCCAGCACTATTCACGTTTTCGTCACGAGCAGTCACTCTTCTTTCGCGTACTTATGGAGAGCAAGGATGAGATGAACGCCGCCTTCTGGTGCGGTTCTGCGGCGATCTTGCGTAGGTCGGCCCTCCTCGAAATCGGGGGAGTCGCTGTTGAGACGGTTGCAGAGGATTATCATACCTCCATCAAGCTGATTAAGAAGGGCTGGACGACCCGGTATGTCAACACCACCTACGTGTTGGGGATGGCGCCAGGTGATCTGAACTCCTATCTGATTCAACGAGATCGATGGGCGAGAGGGAATCTCTCGGTGCTTCGCTCCGTCGATAACCCACTGATCGCCAAGGGGCTCACGCTCAAACAGCGCATCGCCTTCTCGGAAAGTCTTTTTGCCTATGGATCTGGAGTGATGCGCCTCCTCCTGTTGTTGGTGCTGGTGTTGACCCTCACCACGGGGCAGATCCCCATCTCCGCAACGGTTGATGATCTTGTGTTTTTGTGGTTACCAGCCTTCTTGCTCAACGAGTTTGTCTTCTCCTTGCTCGCTCAGGGGTACTCCCTCAATCCTGAGTTCCTCCACTTTGAAACCCTTACGATGGAGATCTTTACCAAAGCTTGGAAGGCCGTGATCTTTCGTAAGACCAACCGCTCCTTCAAAGTCACGCCCAAGACGGCAAGTGATGCCGGTGGAATCTCGGCCCTGTACCAACTCAAATGGGTCATCGTCATCACCTGCCTGCTCGTTGTTGGGGTGGTGGGGCAATTTACAGGCTTGGTTCCACGCCTGCCTGGTCTCGCTGATTGGCTGGTGCCCCTATTGGCAATCATTGAGATCCGTCGGATGCTTCGTACGATGTTGTTGGTGAGCGGACGGCGCCAGCAGCGCTTTCATTATCGTGTCGATTGTTTGGTGCCATGCGAAGTCATGCTCAGTGAACCTCAGGCCGACGAAGTCTACGGCACGGTGGTAAATGTGAGTTTGGCCGGCGCCGGTATTGTGACCAATACCGCGCTGTCGGTCGAACGAGGTACTCGGGTCGTGGTGTTCATGCGCTTTGATGGCGACAATGTCCAGTGTGCCGGTGAGGTGCGATCGATAAAGGCTAGGACACTGGGGGTCGTGTTCACCGACCTCTCCCCTGACGATCGGTATAAGATCGTGCAGCACACCTATGCTAATGACTTCCGGTCGCAGCTGATCGACACCTCTCAAGATGACATCGGCGAGGCAGCGTTCTCCGAGCTCGAGAGCGAGGAACCTCAACTGCACATCTTGGCACCCCTGTCGGACTCCGAGAAGGTCGATGATATCGCTGGATAA